TCATTTTATGATGGAATCTTAAAAAGTTATCAAAAATTTCACAGAAAAAGTCAAGAATGTAAAAAATGCAATTGTAATAATATTTGCTTAGGTTTAACTCAAAAATATGCAGAAGTTTACGGAGTTAAAGAATTAAAGGCGCTTTCAGGAAAAATTACTTTAAATCCTTTGGAATTTAGAAAAAATATTAAATATCCTTAGGCTTAAAAAAGAATTTTGTTAAAAAAGATAATTTTAATTTAGTTTTCTCTCGTATAATTTTTATTATCATTAAATCATCTTCTTCAAAAGATTTTGTAACTATAATCATTATAATATAAAATAAACCTAAAATACCCATGGAAATTAATAAGCTAATTAGTCTATTATAAAAATCTTTATTTAATAATTCCCCAATTAATTTGATTGTAGGTAAAATTAATCTTTCAATTGCTGGAATAAATAATATTCCAAAAATTAATGTAACTAAAATACTAAATATTATTTTGATATATACTTTTTTAAATGGATTAATTTTGAGATAATAGTAAGATTGCGCCCCATATAATAAGGCTATTAAGATTAAAGAAAATCCGGTGGATATAGCTGCGCCAGTTAAACCATATAATGGTATAAGCTTATAATTTAAGATAATAGTGGATACACTACCAATAACTAAATCTAAGAATAATAACTTAGTTTTTTTTAATATAATTAACATAAAGCTTGAGCAAATCATTAAATAGTGTATAAAGTAACTTACCCCCAGTATAACAAATGCTAACCAGCCAATTGAATACTCTTGAATAAATAAAATATCTATTATTCTTCGAGAAAATAAAATAATCATTAATAAAATAAATAAATTAGGAATTAATATCCATTTAGTTATAGTTTTAGTTATAGCCTTTAAATTTTCTACTTTATTTTCAATATAAAATCCTGAAGCAATAGGCATAAAAATTATTGTAAGTGCATAAGGAATAATATAAGTTAAATGCGCAAGAGGAATTACTGCTTTATAAACTCCTACTTCCAAAGCATTCTTAAAATAAGCTAACATAAAACCATCAACCCAAAATATTAAAGAGGTTAACAAACTAACAAAAACCAAAGGTGCTGAAAAAGAAGTAATCTCTTTTGTTAATTTATCTAAAATAATTTTATGCTGAATAAAAGGAAATATTTTAAATTCTATAAAATAAAATAATATTAATAAGGTAATAAATAATGAAGCAACATAAGCCATACTTAAGCCAAATATACCGAGACCTAAAGACAATGCAACTAAAGTAAACCCTATTTGACAAAGATTAAGTATTAAATTTTTAGAATAAACTTCGTATTCTACTTTTTGAAAAGCTTTTACTATACCTAAAAATAAATTAATTAATGCATTTAATGGAATGCCTATAGCAATTATCTTAAGCACAATATTCATTTTTAAATTATGAAATAAATTATATGCTAAAACTTCAGAATATCTAAATAATAAAACCCCAAAAAAGAAACTTAAACAAAAAGTCACAAATGTAGAATAAGCAATCATTTTCATAACTTCTTTATTATTTTTTTTAAGATATTGAGGAATATATTTAGCTAATGCAGTATCCAATCCTAAAATTGCAATTGCAGTTAAAAATGTTAAAGAATCTATACCTAAAGAAAGCAAACCATATTGCGTTGCTCCACCCCATCTAGTTAAGATTAACAAATAAATTAAACCAAAAATTTTAGATAGAATTATACCTATAAATACTAATCCTGCACCTTTTACAATTTTTCTAACTGAAAAATTAAACTCTTCTTCCATACAATAAACCATTTAAAAATACTTTATAAACTTATTGCAAGGAATTAATAAAAAAAGAAAGAAAAAAAAGAGGTTTAACCTCTATTTCTTTTTACCAAATACAAAGTAGCCTATCACTAACAAGGCGATTACAACTAATGCAATCCATAGCCATATCAATGATGTTCCTTCTCCAGTTTCTCCCGCGCCACCACTTACTTTTTCAGTAGTTGAACCTCTACTAGTTTCTTCAGTTGTTTTAACTGCTGGTTGAGCTAATTTATCAATCTTAACATCAGCCTTACCATTAGTTATGCTGTTTAATGTAACCTTTATGTCTTTAACACTATCAGCATTCATATCAACTTCTTTAGATTCTCCAATAGTTAATTCTACTTCAACAGGTGCGGAAGCAATAACTATTACAGCTTTACTTGCCGAAATTGTCTTGAATGTTACAGTGTGTTTTGTTGTTTTATCTAATGTAAAGGTTTTTACAGCACCTTGTGTTCCTGATATACTTGCTGAAGTTACTGTTGCTGATGATAAATCGACATCATAAGTAACTGCACCACTAATTCCTCCCCCGCTTGATCCTCCCCCACTACCACTACTTGTTGTTGAAGCATAAGATACATGGAAATCTTCAGTTGTAGTAGCTGAATGTGATTTAGCATTACCTACAGCATCGGTTGCAGTACATGTTAAACTATATGTTCCAGCTTCATTAGTCTCTGTTCCACTAAATGTTGCATCTGTGCCTGTTTTTGAAACTGTTGTTCCAGATGGCTTTGTAAGTACCCATGCATATGTTAATCCGCCAGAGGCTGCATCTGTAGAACTACAAGAATAACTTATCGAACCAGAGGTACTTATTGATGTAGTCGTTGGAACAGTTAATACGGGCTCGGTTGGTGTAGTTCCATCAATAGTATACTGATAACTACCGATCACATAATATCCCCCACTATTATTTCCTACAACTGCAAAGTATACAACATTGGTATCATTGCCTGGGAAAGTCATAGTGGCCGTATACTCTGATGTATTAATACTAGATGTTACTATTGAACCCACATTATTCATAGCAATTTCTCCTTCAACGTTAGTCATAACTCCATTTTCACCCACGGTTACAGCACCGGTTGTATTATAAAATAATACCGCTGAAATTATTGGTCTAACTTCTTGAACATTAAAAGATGCATCAAATGTGTGTGTTCCCGTTAGAGGTAAGTACTTATCTGACCCTGTTGGATTAGTAACCTTATAGTCTACACCATCTACAGTATTTGTTACATTTATATTACTAATAGTTGCTATATCTGTAGAAGATACATTAAAGGCAAATGCATTTGAAACAGCATCATAAGTATCATTTACTGTAACTTCATTACCTAAAGTATCATTCGTAAATATAACAAATGTAACCATATTTCCATCAGTTACTTCAGACGCACTAAATGTTGCACTATACATATATGGAGAAGCGAAATCTGAAGTTATCATAGGCTTTAAAATAGTATTTGTACCAAATACAGTCGCATTAATACCTCCTATATATTCTGAATTATTATAATAGATCCATACATTTCCTGGATTTATATCTAAGACAGTTGCTCTTACAGTTATTGGCCCATATCTTAATGTGCTTTGATTACCTGGTGAAACTGTTAAGTTTAACTGACCAGTCACATTAGATATTGTAGTATTTCCATCACTAACATTAATATCCGTAATTGTAGGAGCCCACCCATCAACACCTAATGAAATTGTATGATTCATTCCAGAAATTTCATTATATGTATCGTTATTTGATGTACTTATTTCAAATGTATTCAGAGCTATAGACTCATAATTATTTACTGTGGTCATATTTACTAAAATAGATATAGTTGTATTTTGACTTGTTCCACCACTAGCACTTAAATTACTTCTTATATCTAAGACACCACAATCAATACCTGCACCGGTTTTATTATAACAGAACCAATTCGCTGCAGTTCCAAAAAGATCCCTTACGAATAAAGAATCATTAGCCGTGTTTATTGGTGCATCAAAAAATTGAGTATCGTCTTCACCAGAAACACGCATTGTTCCATTAGTTTCAGTAATTATTAAAGAATTATTTAAGGAAATAAATCCCTCAAATGTATAATTTCCTGCTGGCCAAGATATATTAATATAACTTATACTATCATAAACTCCACCCGTTTCTGTATAAAATATTGTAAAATTAAAAGTCTCTGTTACTGCACCCTTTGTCCAATTATCATAACTATCTGATCCATTTTGAGCTAAAATATTTGTATTTGTTGTATCAACCTCACCAACAACAAAATAAACACTTAACAATAGAAGTAAACTCAAAACACTCGTATATAAAATTCTTTTATTCACCATTTCAACACCTCTCCATAGGTTTTATATTATTTTTTATAATATAATACATTTGAATTACTTATTTACTAAGTAATATATAAACTTTTTTGCTTATTTAAAATTAAATTAAAGTTTATTTATCACTTAACAGTAAAAGTTTTCAAATGTATTTATTGCCAAGCCTTTATCTCTTGCTTCAAACATATATCCACTCGAATACCAATTATAATATTCCATATTTGGGTATCCTGTAGCTAAGCATCTAAGATAAATTAAGTTACCCTCGCATTTATCTTCTTCAGTACATTTAATCTTTTGAGCAATCTTTATTTTTTCTTTAGTTTTACTTATCCAATTTTCATACTCAAGTGAACTTAATCTAAAGATTCTAATGTGACTTAAATTAAATTCTCTATCTTTATAATCATAATTAATACTATTAAACGGGTCAAAACCATAGAATTGAGCACCTAATCTATCAAAGAAATATCCATCATCTAAATTATATTCATAATTATACCATCCACCTTCTTTAAGTTCAACAGAATTCTTTTTAAATAAATCAATGATATCATCTTCTTTTAAGACACCTAAATTTATTTTTGGAGTAAAAGCAGTTACAACTTGATCATTAATATTTTCAATTTTAGGAGTAAATATATAATCGGTAGACTTTTCAATTACTTTAGCACTTTGTTGAGGATATATCAAAAACACAAAAAATACAAAAGAAATAATTATAGCATAAACTGCCCAACTATAATGGACTGATTTATTTGAAGATTTTAGATTTTTATCCTCTTTCAAACCTCTTTCTTTAATCATTCTTATAATTATAATGAACCCTTTTATATACTTTATTGTTTTTATGATTTATAGATACGCATAATCTTTATAAAATTGGTCAATTGAGCTTAAAATATGAAAAAAAATAATATCTTTACTATGTTTATACTTTTAATAGCTATCAAACTAATTTTCTCTTTATTTATTTCAACACCTGCTTCATTTAATGATTCTTATATATTTATTAAAATTGCCAGATCTATATTATTTCATGGAACTTTAACAATTCACACAATTTCTACACCATTTCCAATAATATATCCTTTAATTATTTCACCAACATTTATTTTCCATAATATGGCTATAGTTTTATTTCTAATTAAGTTCATAAATGCAATCATTTCATCTTTAGTAGTATTTCCTATCTATTTAATTTTGAAAAGATTTTTTGATGAAAAAGAAACATTTTATTTAACTATTTTAATCTCAATTTATCCTGCTTTGTTTATGTTTTCTTCTTTAGTCATGGCTGAGAATATACTTTATTTATTTTATATTTCTACTTTAGTTTTTGCATACTTATTTTTAGAGCAAAAAAAACTTAAATGGTTAATATTTACAATCTTTTTTTCTATTTTAGCAATACTTACAAAAGGTAATGCCCTATCATTAATCCCTTTAATTATATTTCTCTTAGCAGAATATAAAAAGAAATACTCTAAATGGATTATATCATTTTTAGTATTATTGGTAGGTTTAATTTTAGTCTATCCAAATATACTTCCAATCTCATTATTCTTTGGGACAGGATATTCTGCAACATTAAATAATTTTTCAAGAAATTTAATTCAAATTGGATTTTGGTCAAGATTTTTATTATATACGGGATTAGTTGCAGCATCAACCTTTTTTATTCCATTTATCTTATTTTTAATAACTCCTTTTACAAAAAAAGACAAAGAATATCAAAACCTTTTAAATTTATATAAAATAATTATTATTCCATTATTCTTTTTATTGATTATTGCCTGTAACAATACTTTAACTTATACAGGTACAGAAATATTCAAATTTTTACCTGGTAGACCTATTGCAAGATATTTAGAAATGATTGCTCCATTAATTTTAATTTTAGGATTTATTCAATTTAAAAGATATAGTCAAGATTTAAAAGCATTAAGCAAGCCAATTTTATATTTAATTATCCCATTATCTTTCTTAGCAAGTATATTAGTTTTATTCCCTATGTTTCCAACAAATAATATTTCTTTAAGTTATATAGGTGCAGTAAAAGTATTATTTGATTTTATTTTAACTAAACAAATTCTGACTTCACCATTGATAAATCTCTGGTTTATCCCCTTTTTTACAATATTATTCGTTCTATTTTGTATATTTATTTTGAAATATAAACAAAAATTAAAACTTTTTTTCATTCTATTCTTAATTACAAACTTATTTGCTTATGCGTTTATATTTTATAGTTCAGAACTTGTTTGGAGTAAAAATCCTTATATTGTTGCAGGAGATGAAATTTCTGATTTAATCGAAGAGGACTCAACTTTATTTATTAACGAAGCAGAATGTTTGAGAAAAATATCTAAAGAAGATTACTCTTCAATTTGTGAGCCCAGTAAATTATTTACACTTGTAGGTTTAAAAATAAACAATGAAATCATTATTACCTCTAAAGAGAATATTTTAAATTCAAAAATAAATAATTCTTATTTAATAACTAAACAAGAAGAAAATTTAACCTTGGTAAAAAAAGTTCAACCCGATTTAAATTTATATATTTTATAATTTTTAAAAAATTTCATCAAATTTATTAGAAACATTTTCCCAAGAATATCTTGCTTTAATATACTCTCTCCCATTTTTAGCCAAAGATTTACTCTCTTCATAATTAGATAGCGCATAAATAATTGTCTCAGCTAATTTTTCAGAATTCTTTTGCTCAACTAATAGACCTGTTTTTCCATCTTTAATTATATCTGGTATCCCTCCAACATTACTTCCAATTACAGGAGTTTCTGATGCTAAAGCTTCAAGAAATACAACGCCCAACCCTTCTGTATCCCCACTTAAAGTTACTATTGAGGGCCCAACAAATAAATCTGCAGTAGCATAATATTCTGGAAGTTTATTATTAATAAGTTTATTAGCAAACAAAATATTTTTTTCTAATTTAACTTCTTTAACTAAATTCATTAATTTTTCTTTTTCAGGACCATCCCCAATAATAACCAATTTTAGTTTTGGAAATTTCTTAAGTACAATGGGCAAAGCTAAAATAAGATATTTTATACCTTTTTTTTCAGCAAGTCTTCCTACACTTAAAATAAACCTATCTTTAATTTCTAATTCTTTTTTAAGCTCATCTCTTTTTTTATTTGGATTAAAACGTTTAAGATCCACACCCATTGGAATTATTTTTATATCTTTTGAATTCCAAATTTTGCATATTTCGCTTTTAGTATAATTACTATTTGCTGTACAATAATCAGCATTTTTTAGTGTTAACTTTGCTAAATATCTAAATATTTTATTTTTTAAAGGAAATATATCTCCTGCATGAACAGTTACAACATAGGGCACCTTAAACACTTTTTTTACTAAATAGGCTGTAAATCCTTCTGGAAGTATCCAATGTGCGTGTATAACTTCAATCTTATCTTTTTTAACTCTATAAATTGTACTAAGTAATCCAGCTATAGATAAGAATGGAGGAAGAATTTTAGCAATAG
The Candidatus Woesearchaeota archaeon genome window above contains:
- a CDS encoding glycosyltransferase family 39 protein, which encodes MKKNNIFTMFILLIAIKLIFSLFISTPASFNDSYIFIKIARSILFHGTLTIHTISTPFPIIYPLIISPTFIFHNMAIVLFLIKFINAIISSLVVFPIYLILKRFFDEKETFYLTILISIYPALFMFSSLVMAENILYLFYISTLVFAYLFLEQKKLKWLIFTIFFSILAILTKGNALSLIPLIIFLLAEYKKKYSKWIISFLVLLVGLILVYPNILPISLFFGTGYSATLNNFSRNLIQIGFWSRFLLYTGLVAASTFFIPFILFLITPFTKKDKEYQNLLNLYKIIIIPLFFLLIIACNNTLTYTGTEIFKFLPGRPIARYLEMIAPLILILGFIQFKRYSQDLKALSKPILYLIIPLSFLASILVLFPMFPTNNISLSYIGAVKVLFDFILTKQILTSPLINLWFIPFFTILFVLFCIFILKYKQKLKLFFILFLITNLFAYAFIFYSSELVWSKNPYIVAGDEISDLIEEDSTLFINEAECLRKISKEDYSSICEPSKLFTLVGLKINNEIIITSKENILNSKINNSYLITKQEENLTLVKKVQPDLNLYIL
- a CDS encoding glycosyltransferase family 4 protein; this translates as MVKRILVTATTFPRWKDDTEPKFVYDLSVLLAKKGHKITVLVPHYYKAKVNEIMGGLRVFRFRYFFPKLEKLCYDGGILPNMKKYTIAKILPPFLSIAGLLSTIYRVKKDKIEVIHAHWILPEGFTAYLVKKVFKVPYVVTVHAGDIFPLKNKIFRYLAKLTLKNADYCTANSNYTKSEICKIWNSKDIKIIPMGVDLKRFNPNKKRDELKKELEIKDRFILSVGRLAEKKGIKYLILALPIVLKKFPKLKLVIIGDGPEKEKLMNLVKEVKLEKNILFANKLINNKLPEYYATADLFVGPSIVTLSGDTEGLGVVFLEALASETPVIGSNVGGIPDIIKDGKTGLLVEQKNSEKLAETIIYALSNYEESKSLAKNGREYIKARYSWENVSNKFDEIF
- a CDS encoding oligosaccharide flippase family protein, whose protein sequence is MEEEFNFSVRKIVKGAGLVFIGIILSKIFGLIYLLILTRWGGATQYGLLSLGIDSLTFLTAIAILGLDTALAKYIPQYLKKNNKEVMKMIAYSTFVTFCLSFFFGVLLFRYSEVLAYNLFHNLKMNIVLKIIAIGIPLNALINLFLGIVKAFQKVEYEVYSKNLILNLCQIGFTLVALSLGLGIFGLSMAYVASLFITLLILFYFIEFKIFPFIQHKIILDKLTKEITSFSAPLVFVSLLTSLIFWVDGFMLAYFKNALEVGVYKAVIPLAHLTYIIPYALTIIFMPIASGFYIENKVENLKAITKTITKWILIPNLFILLMIILFSRRIIDILFIQEYSIGWLAFVILGVSYFIHYLMICSSFMLIILKKTKLLFLDLVIGSVSTIILNYKLIPLYGLTGAAISTGFSLILIALLYGAQSYYYLKINPFKKVYIKIIFSILVTLIFGILFIPAIERLILPTIKLIGELLNKDFYNRLISLLISMGILGLFYIIMIIVTKSFEEDDLMIIKIIREKTKLKLSFLTKFFFKPKDI